Genomic DNA from Macrobrachium rosenbergii isolate ZJJX-2024 unplaced genomic scaffold, ASM4041242v1 393, whole genome shotgun sequence:
gtttaatatagaaaaatttagggcagaggaaagagggagagagaggcagtttgagaGGGAAATGCGTTTAATGGATCctgtttcctctccctcttccccaaccAGGGGGGTGACGCCTACTATTAATTTGTCAGAGGTACTCAAATTTGTGCCACATTTTCAAGAGTGTAATGTAGCggagttttttgtttcatttgagaggATTGCCGCTAAATTGCAGTGGCCTCAAGAGTACTGGACGACACTTATCCAGAGTAAATTGATAGGTAGGGCTCAGAAAGTGTATGTTACGTTGGATGAGAGTTTATCATCCGACTATGATAATGTGAAAGCCATTGTGCTAAAGGCTTATGAGCTTGTCTCTGAAGCTTATAGACAGCGTTTCAGGAATTTACAGAAAGATAGGGAACAGACGTTCGTAGAATTTGCTAGGGGTAAGAGGCAATATGCTGAAGATTGGTTAAAGTCGAAAGAAGTTGACAATTTTGAAGGGTTGAAAGAATTGGTACTTGTAGaggagtttaagaggtgtgtacccgataagttgaaggtgcatttggaagaattaaagattgATACTTTGCAGGAGGTTGCCATTGCTAGTGACGAATATTACCTGTCACATAAGAATGAGTTAGGGGTGATGAGTAATATAAAGCCTGGTTGTGTTAGAAaaagtcagaataataataataataataataataataataataataataataataataataataataataataataataataataataataattacaatgtttttGGGAGGCCTAATTATCTTAATAGGAGTCAGCCCAGGAggcagaataatagtaataatttttctgcTAATAATCGTGTTTCTCCTGACAGAGGTAACATAAATAATCCTGAAAGGTTAAGAAGCATGACATGCTTCTTCTGTAATAAAAGGGGGCatgtaaaaagtcagtgttttgcctttaagaaGTCCCTACAAGCTAAGGGTAGATCAGTTATGGGCGTTGATAAGctagagagagattcaaattcaaattcaaattaaaaaaatttattgacataaaaaaaaggcgTCAAAAGGAGCTGTTAGTCTTGCTAGACagcccactcaaaaaaaaaaaataaatgacgttACAACCAGTTTTAACAATTTGAAAGGCTTTCTACATAAATTTCGAAATTACAAAAAGTGAATTAACACAAACCTTATGAGACTTTCACAAAATCAGAATTACATAATACTTAATCATATCTATAATTTTCATACAACAGACATTCTAGCAAGGTCCACAATTTCAGTAGAAATAGACTAAAGCCAAATGCATCTGTTTTAATTGAACTGAATGCTACAATGCACTTCAAATCGACTTAAATGTCGGAAATaaccaaaattttatttacataaaatacattttatacccCTTTTTACATAAAAggagaataattattttaatgtacagaAAATAACCACCTCCATTTCACAACAAATTCCAAATAAGACATTTTCTTGGGAACACAGTTGTATATAATATTACgacaaacaaaaacagtaataaagtaatttatcaattttaattccttATATCAATGTTTCTAAATTTTTGTGCAATATTCttgtacaaattattattaatgaaaaaacacacCATTTGctcaaaacaattattattaagatttctAAATTCTGCCAAAGAACTACATTCCATAATGTAATGGTGCAGTGTGTGCGAATTTGCAGCGTCACAATATTTACATGGGGTTCCCTCTCCATTCTTGTATTCCCAATAGTATTTATAGCCTAGTTTAAGTCTCATAACAATTCCATCACATTTAACTGAAGACTTCCCATAAGTAAAACGTGTATTGTTACTAATATAATCATAATGAGACATACTGTTACTGCCATTACTCATGATTGCCCTAGCCTTCTCAATATTCCATCCTTCCCTTACTCTTGCCATGTGTGACTTTATTTTCCTCATACTAACTGAAGTGGCGTATTCTATAGATTCTTTATTGCACCCTTGTTTAGCTAATTCATCAGCaacatcattaaaatatataccaCAATGTGAGGGTATCCAGACAAATTTTACACTGTAGCCTGACGCTTTTATATCAGAAACGTACTTTTGCATTTGGTAACTATTCCATCATCAGAAGGTACTTTGGCATTTAAAGCCAAAAGAGCACTCTGACTATCAACAAAGCCTATTATagattttcccttatttattccAAATTTCAGACACTCATAAATAGCAAACAGCTCAGCAGTGGTAGATGAGCTGTGATCACCAATACGTTTAGATATTCTCTCCTCTGTGCTAataccaaattcaaaatattctctaattacAACACCAAGACCAGCTCGACTTCCAGTGACAGAACCATCACAATACGCATGAATCACCATATCCCTAGGGTACTGAGATATTTTCTCCAAAAACAGCTGTCTAAGTTCATGGGGATTGTTGTCTCTTTTTCTCATATCAAGTTGTTCTATACTTATATCTACTTTCTCAGTAATCCAAGGTTTTATTGGGCGTGTATTAGGCAAAGGTACACAGAAACCAAAAACATTATAGTCACTCAATATTTTACAAAGCCTTCGTGAATATTCATTCAGTCTGAAGAATCCTGGAACGCCTGTCACATATCTATTTACAATAGTTTTGAGATGCCTATCATTTTGTCTAATCATTCTTATAAATGAGGAGACTGCTACCTCTCTTATTCTTTGGGTGACACTTTGCAAATTCAACTCCATTCGCATTATTTCAATCCTTGCAGTTCTAGGGCAACCTAATATTACCCTCAttgcttcattttgcaacaattcCAAGGGCCGAAGATCTTTATCTGTATAACAACATAAAATTGGAGCCGAGTAGTCTATGATACTTCTAATAGTGGAAAGATATACAGACCTTAATATTGGAATACCTACACCGTTACCATAATTTGACAATACACGTAAAGGCTTAAGCCGGGATATACAAATATTCTTCACATAGGTAATTTGATCCCTTATCTTACCAAAACCGATATACATACCCAAGTATTTATAACTTGTTACTCTTTCTAGTTTTACTCCATTCAGCCAGAATGTTTCATCACTTACCATTCGtgattgatattttgttttgctttcattcaCCACAAGACCCAAAGATATACAAAGATCTGATATTTCAGCCAACACAATACTCAAAGTCTCCTCTATTGTACATTGTATGAGAATATCATCTGCATATATGATTACTTgtgaattttcatgaaattcgtAACTTGCAATTTCATCCATTAATATGTTAAATAGCATGGGGCTGAGCACACCCCCTTGCGGAGTAccaagttcaaaatacttttcagttGATTCGTACCCCTGGAACATAACAGTTCCCCCACTGTTACTCAAATattgtgaaatccaaatcagTAACTTGCCTTTTATACCCTTTTTAGTAAGACACTCCAATATCACATCCTTATTGACTTTATCAAAGGCTCCCTTTAAATCTAAAAACATTCTGCAGTTGACACGAGCAGTACTAAGACACTTTAATATGCAATCAGAGGtacttttgttctttaaaaaaccATAAAGATTCGGAGAAAGGAGCCCGTCAACTTTATACAATAGCCTATTTAGAACCATACGTTCCATAGTTTTTGATAAACAGGAAGTCAATGAGATAGGTCTATAATCATCATTTCCCTTAGGTACAGGTATCATAAGGGCAATTTTCCATTTAAGAGGCAAGCGACCATTACTGTATGATAGATTAAATAACGCTAAAAGAGGACTGTCCTCCATTGTTATAAGACAGTTTATAACATCATATGTTATGCCATCTTTACCTGGAGCTGTTGATTTNNNNNNNNNNNNNNNNNNNNNNNNNNNNNNNNNNNNNNNNNNNNNNNNNNNNNNNNNNNNNNNNNNNNNNNNNNNNNNNNNNNNNNNNNNNNNNNNNNNNNNNNNNNNNNNNNNNNNNNNNNNNNNNNNNNNNNNNNNNNNNNNNNNNNNNNNNNNNNNNNNNNNNNNNNNNNNNNNNNNNNNNNNNNNNNNNNNNNNNNNNNNNNNNNNNNNNNNNNNNNNNNNNNNNNNNNNNNNNNNNNNNNNNNNNNNNNNNNNNNNNNNNNNNNNNNNNNNNNNNNNNNNNNNNNNNNNNNNNNNNNNNNNNNNNNNNNNNNNNNNNNNNNNNNNNNNNNNNNNNNNNNNNNNNNNNNNNNNNNNNNNNNNNNNNNNNNNNNNNNNNNNNNNNNNNNNNNNNNNNNNNNNNNNNNNNNNNNNNNNNNNNNNNNNNNNNNNNNNNNNNNNNNNNNNNNNNNNNNNNNNNNNNNNNNNNNNNNNNNNNNNNNNNNNNNNNNNNNNNNaacaataaatgaaaatataaataactaaataaaaataaaaaataaaaataaataaataatttaaaataaataaataaaaataaataaaccaaaataaatacaaataaataaataaataaataaaaataaataaataaataaattgataaaaatacataaataaaaataaataaataaatcaatcaatcaataaataaaataaataaataaataaaaatacataaataaataaaaataaataaataaataaatataaataaataaataaaaataattaaataaaaatacataaataaaacaaatataaataaataaataaatacataaaaatacataaatatataaaaataattaaataaataaaaataaataaataaataaataaaaataaatatataaataaaaataaaaatataaaaataaataaattaaaataaataaataaaaaaataaataagtaaaaataaataaagagaaataaattaataaataaaaataaataaataaataaataaataaaaa
This window encodes:
- the LOC136838276 gene encoding uncharacterized protein, with the protein product MVSDETFWLNGVKLERVTSYKYLGMYIGFGKIRDQITYVKNICISRLKPLRVLSNYGNGVGIPILRSVYLSTIRSIIDYSAPILCCYTDKDLRPLELLQNEAMRVILGCPRTARIEIMRMELNLQSVTQRIREVAVSSFIRMIRQNDRHLKTIVNRYVTGVPGFFRLNEYSRRLCKILSDYNVFGFCVPLPNTRPIKPWITEKVDISIEQLDMRKRDNNPHELRQLFLEKISQYPRDMVIHAYCDGSVTGSRAGLGVVIREYFEFGISTEERISKRIGDHSSSTTAELFAIYECLKFGINKGKSIIGFVDSQSALLALNAKVPSDDGIVTKCKSTFLI